Sequence from the Papilio machaon chromosome 21, ilPapMach1.1, whole genome shotgun sequence genome:
cccTGTAACGTTGATGTGAGCCCAACTTGGTTGGTTTGCGTTAAAACCCACATATTGAAACACTCTTTATAGCGATACGCCATTctctattacgaagaaatgtgttcatatttgtagacagtaaatatttgttatcgGTATTATTgcttatgttatgttatcttgttaatttggttgtttttttttgtccacTCCATATAACGATAACTCTCTATAACGACAAAAATTGCTCAGTTCCTTGtgtttcgttataaagagtttacactgtatctAGACCCGAAACCACCGTACAAATACGATTTATTGACACTTATTGTTGTCTCTAATTTTTCAAtgataacacacataaaaaaaaatcagtcgaattgataacctccttctttttgaagtcggctaaaaaggaaAGACTATATTATTACAAGGATCACGTCAGTGGAttactacatatttttaacatagttttacatactttttaaatttcaaattctttATTTCCAGTACGACAGAGACAATGACGGGAAGATATCTtacgtggaattaaaaaatataatagaatcaAGAGAGTACGACCATGATCTACCAGATAATGTTGTGGAGAAGATAATGGCGCTAGTGGACCGAGATAATTCTGGATACCTGGACTTTGCTGAATTCGTTGAAATGATGCACAATCCAGACCTTAAAGCTGTATTTGGACACTTCGTTGCCAGATATGTCCATTCTATTATACCGCATAGAGATCCTGTTGATACTACAGGTGAGTTGAAAAAGCCAACTGACTGGACCTATGACATTTAGTGTCAGAATACCAATCGGATGACACCTCATacgtcaaaatccgttcagTGATTTAGGATACAAACGGTCACAATGGCATTGACATATTACGAGTTAGTTAAGtagattgttttatattttttgttccgtcaaagttataaatgaagctaatatcacaaaataaatgttaatatattttcttactatttattttataggcaattgtacaaaaatctttatattaaacttgCTGTGAGCAACCTGAAATATTGTTTGCACGTAACACAAtgcatgtaatttaatttatccgCTATTATGCAactgtattatattatctgtgattttttttaatatttatgcgATTGCAATtaacattgtaatttattgcttattgtgatttttttaaagtctaaaTTTGTTTGATAGGATCGTGGTCAGGATTTCGAGCGGTGTCGACGTCGGATCgcggtatttttaattttttttttgttgggtttttttatgttgtcaTCGTCACTTTTCAGCCATTGTTTTTGGTTCattcattcataatttatgGCTTTTCGCGTGTACTGGTTTTAAGTAATCTTACGATGTAGTATTTAGTAGGTTACAAACTTATTACgtgttgtataaaaatatagaacagAAGTTTGATTGTCTGAATTTTATATCTTCTGACATCAGACCAtgtctaaaatttaaaatagaagtgTGTCAGCACAAAAGCTGTAACAATCAAAGTCAATTACTGCTGctaaaagcaatattttattacagaattGTCCAAAGCGATATTTTACCAAATAGAACTCTATATACAGTAAAACaagttgtaatatttaatatatttaaatattttttttagtatagatCATGTATTAAATCGACAATGAAggattttaagttattaaaaaaatacagaattcTGTGACAgtatagaatttaatttcatcagTACACGCAGGCTTTCTCGATCTTCCATATTTTCAGAaagcgaatttaattttgctttcctttcatttgttttttgtcaAAAGTATCCCAAGATACGGATGCGTTATTCGCTTTGACgatcatttgtttttgttgtttttttttcttcatttaattgtctatggttttgtttttttcccATTTGTCATCACTGATGTCACTTATTATGTGTGGCCAGTTGTTTTTATATCATGTCTATTGAAAATAGGATGGTTATGGGTTTGTGTTGACGTAATAAGTACACCAATTGTGCAATTCAGCTTTttcatttagatttattttttaagcaaGAAGTAAATGGtcttaatttacataataacatttttttaccagGGTCGTGGATTCAAATCTGAAATTTTAGATaaatctttttacatttttattatagtgatcattaaaataactttatccttatttactgatatttaccttaaatacgtaggtaataaaacaaatcacgTACTAGAGTTACCTTAACACAAAAACCTATGACATTTGATGTAATGAGGTTCATTCTTTATCATCgtacaaaatcttatttaggcagacaaattataacaatgtacTAACAAGTTCTACGCTAGTTGATCTAGGCTAGGTCTAGGAGGAGGCGGGCTAgtagtaaaaatgtttttatactcCAAAGGAAATGCTTGTCAACATGTGgtcaattttttaatgaaaaactgacaagtagtttttgagttatctATGTGGATGCATAGGGAATGTAAGCATCTTAGTATTTCGGAGTACCTATttcggatttttttattctcttgGGGTGAGATGCAGCTTCCCCTGACGACACGCGTAGTTTttggatattttaatttttgaacatgttttatatgtcCTGAAATAGTaaagtagtatatttataacaattacgagtacaaataaaacagttttatagttaatcacttttattattaaagtcaaGGTTAAGTAAACAGTTAAGTGACTCACTTTgcttaataacttttataaatgttttatttcataaagccaaatatatttattttctatgtttgaTAAGtgacaaagatattttaaaaaaaaatctatttatgtCACTACCATTATGTCGGTGACCGTGATAAAATGTgacaaaaactataataagtaatgaaaagtatttttttttaattccaccaAGGTGAACATTGACAcaaatcaatgtttttttttttctatagtcATTAAACGTAATTTCCACCCGTTGGAatgattttcaatattttgtgTGAATTTTCGGTTAGGTAGAAAAGGAGGCGCGGAAGTTAATCTATGACATCTAGACATTGATTTTACAAGCGCATAGTATCTTTTATAAAGTTGATATCTCAGAATCACTAGATGGCGGtgtcatttaaaatcttaccCTCTTTGATTTCTCGTATTAATAAATGTCATTCCTGCAGGACGTAAAACAAGATTGGTGGCACAGAATTACGTTGCTTTCCCAGCGGATGTGGCATGTCAAGTGTCTGCCACATCTAAGTATGCCAAATCTGGCACACTGAGAATGAATGACGTTTCTACCTCTTTCTCACGCGCCATAAGAACGGAAGATGAACCATGTGCGTACGTGAACAAATACCATAGAAACGTAGTCGTAGAATTTACTACATAGAACTTTTTTTCATCCAAGAaaagttgaataaatattagtttagtacgtaaataatatttgtactagctgtcgcccgcgacactgtacgcgcggcattaaaaaaaaaacttaataaacagcctatgtgttcttccaaactatgttctacatctgtgcctaatttcattAGCATCCGTTGAatccattccggagataccttcaaacaaacatccatccatccaccgaaacattcgcatttataatattagtaaggaagtaaggatttctttcatttattcatgccatttttgttataatttaataatgatggATGCACTGATTGATATAAAACATCACATATTgctgatatttaattaaattttctcttACTTTCAACTATAACTATTTATAGACATTGAGCAATAAAGGTCTGTAACACAGCACAGTTATTCAATCACGTGTTTAATAAAGCTAAGCGATGTCAGAGTTCAATTTGACCTCTATTGTAACGTTAACTGGATGACACGTTTGACGTTTACTGTTGCGTTTTACCTAAATTTATAcgacactagcttttacccgcgactccgtccgcgcggaataataaatagaaaacggggtaagaattattctatgtccgtttcctggttctgagcccaccaattttcagtcaaatcgattcagccgttcttcagttataaatagtgtaactaacacgactttcttctatatatatagattaataacagatttaatgtatgtttgtgaattaaattattctatatgtacttttcaattttatttatttttcaattgatgtagataataaaactttatcagctcaagtattattaaatatagaatttaataatagtatgcattgttttttaagtttgcaatgtagtttattttattaccttaCCTTTTACCTTTgccttatttttaatacgatttcaactaagtttttttttaattgacaacATTAGTCTAATTGCATAGATTCGAATCTACGACCTTATGTTTAGTAAAACTTACTACTAACTATTATCCTATTGGTGTTTGTAAGAATACATTGACATCGTTATTACGAACACCAATTAACCCAGACTGACTGCAGTCTGTTACTTTGCAACCTTTGCGGTAGTATTTTGCAATAAGCGCGGCAAAACGGACGCCACTGCACCGCGTTTATTCCCTTTtgcaagaaaaaaaacataaagcgCGCGAAAACGAAGCTGTCAAATGTGACAGATCGGTTTAGTAGCCGAATTAATGCGCGTTTTCtctagttttttgtttttaattaggtattttaaataatgcagTTAGTGTGTCGTGTTAGATGATGAATGATGATTAGAAGATGTGGTTTAAAGCATGTAAGAGTgataaaaattcttacaaaGCGACTAAAACATGGTCGTacaatttgtatgtaaataatcttaataaaattttaggaaGTGTACGcagtgttataaattattttggtacgtctatttgttatttttcaatagtttatattgaatatagaatttaaatgGCATGccttaatcaaaataaataataaatacagatcactttttttgttaattgtatATGTGTAAAGTTTATCGCGTATTAAGTTTTTCCACATTTTATGTATGAAGAAGTATTTTAGGGTAAATGAGCTATGTTAAGTCGCATCAACGTATTTAGTATCATCGGATTATGCAGTTGTCCTTGTCATCTTACAAGGAAAATATACCGATACATCTTAGATTCGAGATAAAGCGGTTAGAACAAGCATACGATGGTAAATAGACGACATAAGGTAAACTGACTATCTCCTATCGATCTGGTATTTTCGAGGATAAAAGTAGAGAACCCTCGATCAGACCTTGCCTGAAGACCCAAtagtattttgaaaaatattttttataaaaaaaggcaaTTACAGATGTATCTCATGATACGAATAGTGATATGTTTCTAAGTGTGTCATAATTCCATTCCCTACTGAATCGATTACTAATAAACATGGGCTAAATGGACGTTACGTTTTAAAATGTCcgactttcgtgagacattattacAAACGAGTCCCACTAATCCGGAGAAGGTGTTAAATTAGCCGGTGTCGACTCCTGATTACTACGTCAGTGGAGTCGGTTTTACATTTAGTTCTatagtagctgtcgcccgcgactccgtccgcgcggaataaaaaaaacttaataaggagcctatgtgttctttcagactatgttgtactacatatgtgccaaatttcatcaagatctgtcgAGTTGTTCCggggataccttcaaacaaacatccatctaaacattcggatttataatattagtaagattactagtaagatgtagaacatagtctggaagaacacataggctacttattaattttttttaatatcgcccgaacggagtcgcgagcgccTGCTAGTTagttataagtaagattactaCTCGGTTGTCATGGAGATTAATTCGTGTTAAATATCGAAGTAGGTACTAGTGGTGATGATACTCAGTAATAGTCCAAATCATGCTAACAAGATATAGATCGATTTAGACCAAACAATTTTAACCTTGTAATACGATTCTACACACTATTAGTCATAAAAACGTACTACAGATATGTTCAACAGATTAGTTTATAGAGATAGTATGACTAGATATATATAAAcgaactataaataaatgttgtttaatGTAGCCACTCATAACCTAACGGTTAGAGGGTGAAGGGAAGAACACGTCAGCAAAATCTTTTAATGACAGATTATCGTTCAGAAATTAGTCTCATGTCTCACAATacgtttattaacatttttcttatgtactaattatataaaaaaacaaataacataacaaatcattatacacttttttaatctacatttttgaaaaataatctatcataatgtattaaatatttgctatTGTATTTGTGAAATAACCTTTTGGAagatcttaattaattacgtaGCTATTAACAtctcattttaaaaaactaacttGCGACTAAAACTGCATGAAACTTACTAATCAAAaaattttctcttttctctccaTTCCTAATGTGCTTTTGTTTAACCCGTTTGTTTCATCCTGcctataatttcaatataccttaatcaaatttttgatccaatttctttcaatattttaaaaattaaaacctgTAATATGATGATACATCTTCCTTTTTATCCACTTAACGCGTCCTGTGAATGCCATGCGGGTCTCGCGTGAACTATTTCTGTGCTATTGTTGTACGTCATTTATACCGGAAAACAACCACTAACGTCCAATCTTCACGTGTTGGTCAAATGATTCGGACGAATCTTTGCCaaatcttatttctttttaccctcaataatttaactttcctTCTATCTTGTGTACTAAATTCACTGTTGCCTATTTTCCCTTCTGgtctttatttacttttgattCCATTTTAACTTTGTCCTTTTCTCCCTTCTTGCCTCCCTATATTGTTAGTtccttttcttttatgtttgtatatttcCTCTCCCTCTTTATGTCCCTTCCCTTGTTGTTTACCTTGTGTTGCGTGCAGTCCCGTACCGTAGCAAAGCATACTTCACATACACAGACGGAACATACGAAGAAGAATATAGTTGCTGGCCGCCAGCTGTCTGCAtgatcatcatctccctggtgGAGATAGTGCTGTTCTGCTATGACGCCGCACAAGGAAAGACTGATGCTACAGGACCTATTGCACAGATCTTCATCTACAATCCACATAAAAGACAAGAGGCCTGGCGGTTCTTGACGTACATGGTGGTACATGTTGGGTGAgtttattttggttttaaataaagtctGGTCTGTGgtgtaaagattatttttaaatattgaaaacatataatattaattaagatagAAAACTCATTTGTTGTTACGTCTTGCAACACGATATCCTGGTTAATccttaattttgttacaaagttGCCAACAAGTTAGATAAGCTAGTTAAGATGAACTGTTTAAGGAATGTGTTCTTGCTCACAAGAGGCTATAACGATTAAGATAAAACTTAATGGTTTACATACTTAAGCTCGCGCTATAATTGAACACTTGGACTGTATGATtacgtataaaatttttgtaagattttttattattattaagagaGTTAAGTAGTAAGTAAAAGTAGGTGACTCTCTTTTACGTTCTGTATTACGTGGTCGAAATCGAAATGTACATGACGGGGATCGAACCCTGAGGTACGGATTACAAGTCTAAAGCTCAACATTTGGGTCATCGACGCTTTTATGttggaaacccacagtaacgTATAAGTTTCGTTTAGAAGACTAATACCAACTATATTACCTTATGTCTTTCAGCGTGGTGCACTTGCTAGTCAACCTATTGGTGCAGCTGTTCCTTGGTGTGCCGTTGGAGATGGTGCACCGCTGGTGGCGAGTAGTGCTGGTCTACCTGTCTGGGGTAGCGGCCGGCAGCCTCGCCACTAGTCTCGCCGACCCCAAGGTGTATTTAGCAGGAGCCTCAGGCGGCGTGTACGCGTTAATCGCGGCACATGTTGCTACAATTATTATGGTGAGTATATAGACAGCAAGGGTTATGTCTATAAAATACGAAAGACAGGAGGTGATGTCATAAGTAAAGCGTACATTTCACATCTTTGGATGGTCGTCGCTCGCTACTCTATGTCCCttcatgtttaattaattttttttaaacttgtagaCAACACTTGATGCTTAGTTTTATCTCTTCTCTTGAACTTATGTtgcttaaacttttttaacatatatatcAAGGTGTACTATATTTTCCAGAATCAGTAAAGCCAGTTCAATCTTAACTGTCGCATTCAGAGACGTTATTGTTCTCCCTTGATGTagattttgtttgaaaaaactTATCTAAAGATCTTTTCCTTCTCTTAGGCATTAATTAACTTTGCTTTTTTGGATTTGAATTCTTTAGTAAGTTATGAAGATGGAACTGCAATTCTCGTTGTTCCAGAACTGGTCAGAGATGGAGTACGCGATAGTTCAGCTGCTGGTGTTTTTGTTGTTGGCAAGCGTGGATGTGGGCACTGCGGTGTACGACCGCTACTGGCGTCATCTGCAGCAGAACATCGGCTACGTCGCTCATCTCGCGGGTGCAATCGCCGGTGAGTCGTAATGCTAACGATTATTTGCCACAGACGACTTCGTATCAATATCgtcaaatatatcaaaattaacatgtttaatgttaattttgatatatttctttacaacctataaatatcacaaatattcgtactaggtACACTGATAGGAAAAGATTACGAGATCTAATAAAGATCTATGCCTCTCTgactttgatttaaaattggaTTAGTTTCAAAGAAAgagatttttacttttatatctcTTTCGAACAAAATTGATTACTTTGTTATCCATTTTCCCTTTCATTTCTCTCTAttggtatgaaaaaaaaaattgtcgtaatttttttttaaaagcctCAGGCATCAGACaaaaaatgttcaacttaTATACTGTTAATTGTACTCTTAATATTTCAGTACTCATCGACTAGGTTTTTTTTCAGGTCTACTTGTAGGTATAGGAGTTTTACGTAAtctagaaaaaagaaaatgggAGAAGAGACTATGGTGGGCGGCGGTCGTTATCTACTTCTCTCTTATGATAGCAGGAGTTTTAGCAAACATCTTTTGGTATTCCCATTTCCTgtgaaaatagtaaaaatttaaaaccaaagtattttaaaaatgctatttgaaaaattataaaaaaaatgtcctcATAGTGAACTTTGTACAATTCAACCAAAAAGTATCAATAGACCAAAaataatgatgtttttttttatcttgatacatttaaaattcttcgatttttcaaatattacaatgtaaactgagattatttttatatggcaACATTATAAAAACTCACCTCAAAAATGTTGGCGGTAATTATAACAGATTCCTAGTTGTCTTTGATTTGTACGgccaaaacatttttaatctttattatattggcATAAAGAATAacttacaaagtaaaattgtgttcAGAATATGTAGAAGTCTATGCCCTTGACATTTATAATCGAAGTGCcttttttattgtgtatttattagaagatgtttgttttgtaagaagtgtgtgtgtttgtgtgagTACGTTGTATTGAGCTAtatgtaattagttttttttaagtttatgtttgtaatttaaaaaaaaagtataaatataataaaatgagtacctataaaataatttacattttcaagGGATCAGTTCGTGAAAGTagatagttattttaattaaatcaattattttaatgaaatattagttAACATGTTTCTTCCATAAAcgcacaaaaatacaaaacaatactCAAATATAACGATCGAgtgttactaaataaataataaaagaaaaaaaaaacagaagtcATTTTCAGTACATATACGTTAGACCTGaaacaatttatctttttaatttttttttttactataaaatacgAGTATTATTAATTGCACAAATTTTGTATTACGATATACCGTCCTTAAAAAAGGTAGCTATTTTtagaaatcattttttttcatctataAAAAACACTAATATATAATCTATAGATACTCAATTcagaaaagtaacaaaaaaaggCCTTCGAAGGCCTTTTGTTAAAGTAAATTCTCAGTGTTGTcatatacaatacaaaatagacTTTCAGCTAGATGTCAAATATGTCTGAAACACTCCATCTATAAGTTATAAGTCTGTGATTATAACGTTTTGGGtagattatttcttatttgcGCGAatacattacaatttaattggtaatatataaattaaagatcataaaagtaaaagttataaaatcgattttttgttaacaaaatcTCAATATAaaccagggatccccaaactgtTTTGGACCCCCATgaccaaattacctacttttaagatgaACCCCCTTATTCATAATGGTCCGCTTAAAACAGCTGCTACaaagtgttatttttcattctgacttaggtcaatagaagacagagttagaattagcaatgctttaagttagcAGACAAATTAAAAGGGGTTAATTTTTAGACCTCGTCGACCCTCGAAATCAGTTTTCGTTTATGTCGACCCCTAGGAAACGGATatcgaccactttgggaatccctgataTAAACCaagaaattgtttacaatatttaatttgattaaaaaagagTGAACACACAAATTAATACATTCCTTTTATTCTAAAATCAATGACATTACaacttaaaacaataattgagttaaattgaaaaattatatttaaatagtatcagaaatctttaaaattcaatacaatGCAAATTAAACCGTTTTTAAATGACatataacataacatttaCAATTGTTGTTAAAGTATTTCTGtgataaaaaccttttttttttgtggtttaaaataataagtatttctcttaagtatttattccaatagaattgaatttaaataattaccaatatccaatatgtttttattttttcaattcaacTACATTTTCACCATTTCTTTATCTTATCtggaattaatttgttaatatttccCTTTACACGAAATAGTCTAGCTCCATCTTGTAAATACAGATTTTCCTTAATCGCtcaatactaaaattaaccGACTAAAGACAGAATAAACCCACTGagtacattttaaagtaactgCCATATTTATAGGTGATGAATTTTGTAACCGACATTctgaatttgtaaaaattcaaatttaattaaaaatgtgttcaTGATTTAAGTAGTTAATCGGTCAGTTATATTGCATTATGTATGTATCAGCAgtgtttctaaaaataaaaattatgtatcaacgaatattatgaaaagaaaagtttagttttttcatatatttgtaatgtttaaactcaaaaactacttgactaatttcaaatattctttCACCATTAAAAAGCTGCGTTATCTATAAGTGacataaactatattttataatgttaataattataaaaatatgctaCTTCTTTGTAATATATTGCAATATAATTGACTTATTGTAAAATTCGTCCAAGGGTCTCTCAAATGCGCACGATTTGTATTGTtaagtgttatttaattacgcATAATATAAGTTccttttaattgaatataatgttttgtcgatatgtaaaatatacattaaatttttacatgaaaacattgactttttatttacctttaaggtttacaaaactttgtgccgaccccacgtgggGAGAAAAGGCCCGGGAGATAAtgattgacattttattttaccctGGCTATTTAGAACACACTCAGACGGGCTCTACTGAAATTAATTTCCAAGTTGCCTATAAACTTTCGTATCatgtttgaatataaaaattctgttaattttttatggaattcataatggcaacattaaattttacacaattttatacTCTATGATTTATGATTGTCAGCTCATAGCTGTCAGATTACTCAGATTCTCAAAGTGAGTG
This genomic interval carries:
- the LOC106712984 gene encoding rhomboid-related protein 2 isoform X2, yielding MKMNSHQRETTVSVPLTPTRSDLYWRRIFNKYDRDNDGKISYVELKNIIESREYDHDLPDNVVEKIMALVDRDNSGYLDFAEFVEMMHNPDLKAVFGHFVARYVHSIIPHRDPVDTTDGTYEEEYSCWPPAVCMIIISLVEIVLFCYDAAQGKTDATGPIAQIFIYNPHKRQEAWRFLTYMVVHVGVVHLLVNLLVQLFLGVPLEMVHRWWRVVLVYLSGVAAGSLATSLADPKVYLAGASGGVYALIAAHVATIIMNWSEMEYAIVQLLVFLLLASVDVGTAVYDRYWRHLQQNIGYVAHLAGAIAGLLVGIGVLRNLEKRKWEKRLWWAAVVIYFSLMIAGVLANIFWYSHFL
- the LOC106712984 gene encoding rhomboid-related protein 2 isoform X1 produces the protein MKMNSHQRETTVSVPLTPTRSDLYWRRIFNKYDRDNDGKISYVELKNIIESREYDHDLPDNVVEKIMALVDRDNSGYLDFAEFVEMMHNPDLKAVFGHFVARYVHSIIPHRDPVDTTVPYRSKAYFTYTDGTYEEEYSCWPPAVCMIIISLVEIVLFCYDAAQGKTDATGPIAQIFIYNPHKRQEAWRFLTYMVVHVGVVHLLVNLLVQLFLGVPLEMVHRWWRVVLVYLSGVAAGSLATSLADPKVYLAGASGGVYALIAAHVATIIMNWSEMEYAIVQLLVFLLLASVDVGTAVYDRYWRHLQQNIGYVAHLAGAIAGLLVGIGVLRNLEKRKWEKRLWWAAVVIYFSLMIAGVLANIFWYSHFL